One Vanessa cardui chromosome 4, ilVanCard2.1, whole genome shotgun sequence genomic window carries:
- the LOC124544258 gene encoding uncharacterized protein LOC124544258: MLEGRPENWSFGNPLPSRKRHTDKKDSWYSGIHSKLKARIGGPSVRVLELHAGTRVPPVSSLLDSGSLSRASLQQGVTSGATAVEGTGSLQPGGATDGHRQAAAVEVAEHEGAPRVPQREDNGDSGSGSAEEEASHQTTSATSRRLTEEDTATSSNKFPAQAETVVQAESKDGNYFPVRVLLDQGSQGSFITEAMVQQLGLKRLATKNTVVGIGGNKSVTSKSTVKVTLRSRVDPRFQVKVNAHVLKSVTSLLPVAKTTRMNWENLTLDELADPDYHTPNRIDILLGAEIISQIIQEGIKRNLNGSLLAQATVFGWIISGVCDIDSTSNIHSQTIVMHSYLEVDNMLKKFWELEAEPPVTKKMLTDDEIKCEKLFQDTTKRDKNGRFIVRLPFRKINLDCVRGEFKNIAEKRFRSLEFKLQKNIQLKEDYTQVIKDYLNLNHMVKVTDKDKCKETAIYLPHHAVVREDKETTKVRVVFDASCKGSNGKSLNDDLLIGPQLQAELRHTIMRWRQYKIGLVADVVKMYRQVLVSREDTPFQRILWRDSPEKELQEYELLTVTFGTACAPYLAVRSLQELAYKECQNKPGIAKIILNDFYMDDVMTGAENLEDAYEIYRELTEVLAKGGFPLQKWKSNSKEILAKIWKANGNKDEKLRIKVDDTTKILGLTWDPCGDFFRYSVELAPQEELVTKRKIISDISRLFDPLGWLAPCIIAAKILIQKLWLAGIGWDEQVPTYLIKEWTTYRKNLTALQNIKIPRRIHTCNECKRELYGFSDASKVAYAAVVYLRVVDEVGNVNVSLVTAKTKVAPIKQVSIPRLELCGAVLLAKLMVEVAEVMEVERSQLHAFTDSEVVLAWLNHHPSRWKTFVANRVSEILQILDTHHWSHVATKKNPADLASRGISPVELSEMALWFEGPEFLKNKEIIFTKPKHLGTNLEQIKVHTVVVDTTLWQRFSSFSKLVRVVAYCLRWLRIRKGLSSRPRSEALERQEIEDAIRVCIKKCQEEGFQEELEELRKNGVIDKKMKRLKTLNIFLDSEGIIRVGGRLEMSSLSFNEKHPILIPKESCLSALLIADAHQKTLHEGPQLMITYLRSKYWIVGAKSLIRKYYRDCVTCTRYSNRSTSQLMGQLPSARVTPNKPFLVSGVDYAGPINIRISKGRGNKSYKGYIALFICMSTRAVHLEVVSELSTQGFIAAFKRFVARRGRCAELYSDNGKNFVGAARELLCLFSEEKTNFKLELAEYLATNGTKWNFIPPHAPNFGGLWEAGIKSTKFHLKRVVGNTTLTYEEMATVLSQIEACLNSRPLSRVEDQEVVVLTPGHFLVGEPLIVVPDSNYDSSNIYSLRRWQLHQRMMQDFWRRWSQDYLHQFLQRYKWEYQSPEPSVGDVVLVKEDDLPPARWLLGKIEKKHPGPDKITRVVTIHTKDTLIKRPTSKIAILPVTK; the protein is encoded by the exons ATGCTGGAAGGAAGACCGGAAAATTGGAGCTTTGGGAATCCTCTACCCAGCCGTAAGCGTCACACAGACAAGAAGGATTCTTGGTACTCCGGGATCCACTCTAAATTGAAGGCCCGCATAGGAGGACCAAGCGTCAGGGTGTTAGAGCTGCATGC TGGTACAAGAGTACCACCCGTTTCGTCACTACTGGACAGTGGATCGCTGTCCAGAGCATCCCTTCAGCAAGGTGTCACAAGCGGCGCCACGGCAGTGGAGGGAACCGGGAGTCTACAACCCGGAGGAGCGACGGACGGACACAGGCAAGCAGCAGCGGTGGAGGTTGCGGAACACGAGGGGGCGCCACGGGTGCCACAACGTGAAGACAA TGGTGATTCTGGTTCTGGTAGTGCTGAAGAAGAGGCGAGTCACCAAACAACCTCGGCAACCAGTAGAAGGTTAACTGAGGAGGATACTGCCACAAGCAGTAATAAGTTCCCTGCGCAAGCAGAAA CTGTGGTGCAAGCTGAGTCGAAAGACGGTAATTATTTCCCAGTTAGGGTCTTATTAGACCAGGGGTCGCAAGGTTCCTTTATTACTGAGGCCATGGTGCAGCAATTAGGTTTAAAAAGGCTTGCGACCAAAAATACCGTAGTCGGTATAGGTGGAAATAAAAGTGTGACTTCCAAGTCCACAGTCAAAGTTACCTTAAGATCGAGAGTTGATCCTAGATTTCAAGTTAAGGTTAATGCACATGTCTTGAAGTCAGTTACATCTCTACTCCCAGTTGCGAAAACAACTAGGATGAATTGGGAAAACCTAACTCTGGATGAACTGGCTGACCCTGATTATCATACACCTAATAGGATTGATATCTTATTAGGTGCGGAGATAATTAGTCAAATCATTCAGGAAGGCATCAAGAGAAATCTCAACGGTTCTCTCTTGGCGCAGGCTACTGTTTTTGGGTGGATAATATCCGGCGTCTGTGATATAGACAGCACGTCAAATATCCATTCTCAAACAATTGTGATGCATTCGTATCTAGAAGTGGACAATATGCTGAAGAAGTTTTGGGAACTTGAAGCTGAACCACCTGTAACAAAGAAAATGCTCACAGATGATGAAATTAAATGTGAGAAATTATTTCAGGATACTACAAAACGGGATAAAAACGGTCGTTTCATCGTAAGACTGCCGTTTCGTAAGATCAACCTGGACTGCGTGCGTGGTGAATTCAAGAACATAGCTGAAAAAAGATTTAGAAGTTTAGAATTCAAATTACAAAAGAACATTCAGTTAAAAGAGGATTATACACAAGTTATAaaggattatttaaatttaaatcatatggTAAAAGTTACAGATAAGGATAAATGTAAGGAAACAGCTATTTACTTACCACACCATGCAGTAGTCAGGGAGGATAAGGAAACTACTAAAGTCCGAGTAGTGTTTGATGCCTCCTGTAAGGGAAGCAATGGAAAGTCCTTAAATGATGATCTGTTGATTGGGCCGCAACTGCAAGCTGAACTACGTCATACAATTATGCGCTGGAGACAATATAAAATAGGTTTGGTGGCAGATGTGGTAAAAATGTACCGCCAAGTGCTGGTAAGTCGAGAAGATACTCCATTTCAGAGGATTCTTTGGAGAGATAGTCCTGAAAAGGAGCTTCAAGAGTATGAATTACTTACCGTCACCTTTGGCACCGCGTGTGCTCCATATTTAGCTGTGCGGTCTCTGCAAGAGTTAGCTTATAAGGAATGTCAGAATAAGCCAGGAATCgcgaaaattattttgaatgatttttaCATGGACGATGTGATGACCGGTGCGGAAAATCTAGAAGATGCTTATGAAATATATAGAGAATTAACTGAAGTGTTAGCAAAAGGAGGGTTTCCGTTGCAAAAATGGAAAAGTAATTCCAAGGAAATATTAGCGAAAATCTGGAAGGCAAACGGTAATAAGGATGAGAAATTAAGGATTAAGGTAGATGACACAACTAAGATTTTAGGACTTACCTGGGATCCGTGTGGTGACTTCTTCCGGTACTCTGTAGAACTTGCGCCGCAAGAAGAACTTGTaacaaaaaggaaaattatatCTGATATATCTCGATTATTTGACCCACTTGGGTGGTTAGCTCCTTGCATCATAGCAGCAAAAATACTCATACAAAAGCTTTGGTTAGCTGGTATTGGATGGGATGAGCAAGTtcctacttatttaataaaagaatggACTACTTACCGTAAAAATTTAACTGCATTACAGAATATCAAGATTCCGCGCAGGATACACACTTGTAATGAGTGTAAGCGCGAGTTGTACGGATTTTCTGACGCCTCAAAAGTGGCTTATGCGGCTGTCGTGTATCTGCGAGTGGTAGATGAAGTGGGAAATGTTAACGTTTCGTTGGTCACAGCTAAAACAAAGGTAGCTCCCATTAAGCAGGTGTCTATCCCTAGACTTGAGCTTTGCGGGGCCGTACTTTTGGCTAAGTTGATGGTTGAGGTAGCTGAAGTTATGGAGGTTGAAAGAAGTCAGTTACATGCATTCACTGATAGTGAGGTAGTTTTAGCCTGGCTTAACCATCACCCAAGTCGGTGGAAGACCTTCGTGGCTAACCGAGTCTCTGAAATCTTACAGATTTTGGATACACATCACTGGTCCCATGTAGCCACTAAGAAAAACCCGGCGGATTTGGCATCACGAGGTATTTCTCCGGTGGAACTATCAGAAATGGCTCTATGGTTTGAAGGGCCAGAGTTtctaaaaaataaggaaattatttttacaaaaccaaAACATTTGGGAACAAATCTTGAGCAGATTAAGGTTCATACAGTGGTCGTTGACACAACCTTGTGGCAAAGATTTTCTTCATTTTCGAAGCTTGTTCGTGTGGTCGCTTATTGTCTACGCTGGTTAAGAATAAGGAAAGGTTTAAGTAGTAGGCCAAGATCAGAAGCATTGGAGCGACAGGAAATTGAGGATGCCATAAGGGTCTGTATTAAAAAATGTCAAGAAGAAGGATTCCAGGAAGAGTTGGAAGAATTGCGAAAAAACGGCGTAATAGATAAGAAAATGAAAAGGTTaaagacattaaatatatttttagattcggAAGGTATAATTAGAGTGGGTGGTCGGCTGGAAATGTCATCGCTGTCCTTCAACGAGAAACATCCGATTCTCATACCTAAAGAATCTTGCTTAAGTGCACTCTTAATTGCTGATGCTCACCAAAAGACACTGCATGAAGGCCCGCAACTCATGATTACCTACTTGAGATCGAAGTATTGGATTGTAGGTGCGAAGTCTCtcattagaaaatattatcgaGACTGTGTCACTTGTACGCGATACTCGAACAGATCCACATCTCAGCTCATGGGGCAGTTACCTTCCGCGCGTGTGACACCGAATAAACCCTTTCTTGTCAGCGGAGTCGATTACGCAGGGcctattaatataagaatttcaAAAGGTAGGGGTAACAAGTCTTACAAGGGATATATTGCTCTATTCATTTGCATGTCGACCAGAGCCGTACATCTTGAAGTGGTGAGCGAGCTGTCTACTCAAGGTTTTATAGCCGCTTTTAAAAGGTTTGTCGCAAGACGAGGTAGGTGCGCTGAATTATACAGCGACAATGGTAAGAATTTTGTGGGTGCTGCCCGAGAGTTACTGTGTCTTTTCAGCGAAGAAAAAACGAATTTTAAACTAGAACTGGCAGAGTATCTGGCAACCAACGGAACAAAATGGAATTTTATTCCTCCTCACGCTCCGAATTTCGGTGGACTATGGGAGGCAGGAATAAAGTCCACAAAGTTCCATCTTAAACGTGTGGTCGGAAACACAACTTTGACATATGAGGAGATGGCCACAGTGTTATCTCAAATAGAGGCCTGTCTTAATTCAAGGCCATTGTCTCGTGTAGAGGATCAAGAGGTCGTAGTGTTGACTCCTGGTCATTTCTTGGTAGGGGAACCACTGATAGTAGTTCCTGATTCAAATTATGACtcatcaaatatatatagtttgcGAAGATGGCAACTCCACCAGCGAATGATGCAGGACTTTTGGCGTCGATGGTCCCAGGATTATCTTCATCAGTTCCTTCAAAGGTATAAATGGGAATATCAGAGTCCAGAACCATCAGTGGGGGATGTTGTTTTAGTCAAGGAGGACGATTTACCTCCGGCGCGATGGTTGCTAGGCAAAATCGAGAAAAAACATCCGGGACCCGATAAAATAACGCGAGTCGTCACAATACATACCAaagatactttaattaaaagacCTACTTCTAAGATAGCAATATTACCTGTaactaaataa